A window of Streptomyces sp. SAI-127 contains these coding sequences:
- a CDS encoding gamma carbonic anhydrase family protein yields the protein MAHKALITGIGGKEPKIDGQAFVAPTASVIGDVTLQAGASLWYGAVARGDVERISVGAQSNIQDNCTLHADPGFPVTIGERVSVGHNAVVHGATVEDDCLIGMGATVLNGAVIGAGSLVAAQALVPQGMQVPPGSLVAGVPAKVRRELTEEEREGVTLNGTLYADLAQAHSEVHDKP from the coding sequence ATGGCGCACAAGGCGTTGATCACGGGCATCGGCGGTAAGGAACCGAAGATCGACGGGCAGGCCTTCGTGGCGCCCACCGCGTCGGTGATCGGTGACGTGACGCTGCAGGCGGGGGCGAGCCTCTGGTACGGCGCGGTGGCCCGCGGCGATGTAGAACGCATCTCAGTCGGCGCCCAGAGCAACATCCAGGACAACTGCACCCTGCACGCCGACCCCGGCTTCCCGGTGACGATCGGCGAGCGCGTCTCGGTGGGACACAACGCGGTGGTCCACGGAGCGACGGTCGAGGACGACTGCCTGATCGGCATGGGCGCGACGGTGCTGAACGGCGCGGTGATCGGGGCGGGTTCCCTCGTGGCGGCCCAGGCACTGGTACCGCAGGGCATGCAGGTGCCACCCGGTTCGCTGGTGGCGGGCGTGCCGGCGAAGGTGCGGCGGGAGCTCACGGAGGAGGAGCGTGAGGGAGTCACCCTGAACGGAACGCTCTACGCGGATCTGGCCCAGGCGCACAGCGAGGTGCACGACAAGCCGTGA
- a CDS encoding DUF4442 domain-containing protein — MSVGEMLAATVPMVRTLNIEFLETGPEKVVVALPDQGEFHNHVGGPHAGAMFTLAESASGAVVLAAFGDQLSRAVPLAVNAEIAYRKLAMGPVTATATLGRPASEVVAQLDAGERPEFPVTIEIRRADGAVTGEMTVVWTLRPNG; from the coding sequence ATGTCCGTCGGCGAGATGCTCGCCGCCACCGTGCCGATGGTGCGGACCCTGAACATCGAGTTCCTGGAGACCGGCCCGGAGAAGGTCGTGGTCGCCCTGCCCGACCAGGGCGAGTTCCACAACCACGTGGGCGGACCGCACGCCGGGGCGATGTTCACGCTCGCCGAGTCGGCCAGCGGGGCGGTCGTCCTGGCCGCGTTCGGGGACCAGCTCTCGCGCGCGGTGCCGCTCGCCGTCAACGCGGAGATCGCCTACCGCAAGCTCGCGATGGGCCCGGTGACCGCCACGGCCACCCTGGGCCGCCCGGCCTCCGAGGTCGTCGCCCAACTCGACGCCGGGGAACGCCCCGAGTTCCCGGTCACGATCGAGATCCGCCGCGCGGACGGGGCTGTCACGGGCGAGATGACGGTGGTGTGGACGCTTCGACCGAACGGCTGA
- a CDS encoding DedA family protein, with protein sequence MHVQEWLDTVPPAAVYALVGLVIGLESLGIPLPGEIILVSAALLSSQHAGINPVVLGACASVGAVVGDSIGYAIGRKGGRPLLTWLGNKFPRHFSEGHVATAERSFEKWGMWAVFFGRFVALLRIFAGPLAGVLRMPYWKFLIANVLGGIIWAGGTTAVIYYVGIVAESWLKRFSWLGLVLAVLIGLTSMLVLKRRAAKATAQMQAAEPETVPAAD encoded by the coding sequence TTGCACGTCCAGGAATGGCTCGACACCGTGCCCCCGGCCGCCGTCTACGCCCTGGTGGGCCTGGTCATCGGCCTGGAGAGCCTGGGCATTCCGCTGCCCGGCGAGATCATCCTGGTCTCCGCCGCGCTGCTGTCCTCGCAGCACGCGGGGATCAATCCCGTGGTGCTCGGTGCGTGCGCCAGCGTCGGGGCGGTCGTCGGTGACTCCATCGGCTATGCGATCGGGCGCAAGGGCGGTCGGCCACTGCTCACCTGGCTCGGCAACAAGTTCCCGAGGCACTTCAGCGAGGGCCATGTCGCCACGGCGGAGCGGTCCTTCGAGAAGTGGGGCATGTGGGCGGTGTTCTTCGGCCGCTTCGTCGCGCTGCTGAGGATCTTCGCCGGGCCGCTCGCCGGTGTGCTGCGGATGCCGTACTGGAAGTTCCTGATCGCCAACGTGCTGGGCGGGATCATCTGGGCGGGCGGGACGACCGCGGTCATCTATTACGTGGGGATCGTCGCCGAGTCGTGGCTGAAGCGGTTCTCGTGGCTCGGACTCGTGCTGGCCGTGCTGATCGGGCTCACTTCGATGCTCGTGCTCAAGCGCAGGGCGGCGAAGGCGACGGCCCAGATGCAGGCGGCCGAACCGGAGACCGTCCCGGCCGCCGACTGA
- a CDS encoding MFS transporter — MTPTAASRRARRPAWASRNYGLLTAAAFVTNLGSNGALIAAAFAVLEAGGDSGDVGLVAAARTLPLVVFLLIGGAVADRLPRHRVMVAANTLNCLSQGAFAVLVLAGEPRLWQMMLLTALGGTGHAFFSPAAEGMLLSSVSGEQAGRAFAVFRMAMQGAALGGAALGGALVAAVGPGWVLAADAMAFAVAGSLRAFLDVSHIPAREPGAGMLADLRDGWREVAGRPWLWGIVVQFSVANAVLGAADAVYGPLVARDDLGGAGPWGVALGFFGAGTVVGALLMTRWKPHRLLFVGILCVFPMALPSAALAVPVSVPLLCTAMFVAGATVEVFGVSWMTALHQEIPEDKLSRVSAYDWFGSVALMPLAAALAGPAESAFGRTAALWGCSGLIAAVTAAVLCVPDVRDLRRSTKQVTQATTNDSADAERPVGGLG, encoded by the coding sequence GTGACCCCCACCGCCGCCTCCCGCCGTGCCCGCAGACCCGCCTGGGCGAGCCGCAACTACGGCCTTCTGACCGCCGCCGCGTTCGTGACCAACCTCGGCAGCAACGGCGCCCTGATCGCCGCCGCGTTCGCCGTACTGGAGGCGGGCGGCGACAGCGGCGACGTGGGCCTGGTGGCCGCCGCGCGCACCCTCCCGCTGGTGGTGTTCCTGCTGATCGGCGGCGCGGTGGCGGACCGCCTGCCCCGGCACCGGGTGATGGTCGCGGCCAACACCCTCAACTGCCTCTCCCAGGGCGCGTTCGCCGTCCTCGTCCTAGCCGGCGAGCCCCGGCTCTGGCAGATGATGCTGCTGACCGCGCTCGGCGGCACGGGCCACGCGTTCTTCAGCCCGGCGGCCGAGGGCATGCTGTTGTCCTCGGTGAGCGGCGAACAGGCCGGCCGTGCCTTCGCGGTGTTCCGGATGGCGATGCAGGGCGCGGCCCTGGGCGGTGCCGCGCTCGGCGGTGCGTTGGTCGCCGCGGTCGGCCCCGGCTGGGTGCTCGCGGCAGACGCGATGGCCTTCGCGGTCGCGGGTTCGCTCCGCGCCTTCCTCGACGTGAGCCACATCCCGGCGCGCGAACCGGGCGCCGGGATGCTCGCCGACCTGCGCGACGGCTGGCGGGAGGTCGCGGGTCGGCCGTGGCTGTGGGGCATCGTCGTCCAGTTCTCCGTGGCCAACGCGGTGCTCGGCGCCGCCGACGCGGTCTACGGCCCGCTCGTCGCCCGGGACGACCTGGGCGGGGCGGGCCCCTGGGGTGTCGCCCTCGGCTTCTTCGGCGCGGGCACGGTCGTCGGCGCCCTCCTCATGACCCGCTGGAAGCCGCACCGGCTGCTCTTCGTGGGCATCCTGTGCGTGTTCCCGATGGCGCTGCCGTCCGCCGCGCTGGCCGTACCGGTGTCGGTACCCCTCCTGTGCACGGCGATGTTCGTGGCCGGCGCGACCGTCGAGGTGTTCGGCGTCTCCTGGATGACCGCCCTGCACCAGGAGATACCCGAGGACAAGCTCTCCCGGGTCTCGGCCTACGACTGGTTCGGCTCGGTCGCCCTCATGCCGCTCGCGGCGGCGCTGGCGGGCCCGGCGGAGTCGGCGTTCGGACGCACCGCGGCCCTGTGGGGCTGCTCGGGCCTGATCGCGGCGGTCACGGCGGCCGTCCTGTGCGTCCCGGACGTCCGTGACCTGCGCCGGAGCACCAAGCAGGTCACCCAGGCCACCACGA
- the galU gene encoding UTP--glucose-1-phosphate uridylyltransferase GalU has translation MIVPHTTDTTVPTRTVRKAVVPAAGLGTRFLPATKATPKEMLPVVDKPAIQYVVEEAAAAGLDDVLMVTGRHKRAIEDHFDNAFELEQALAAKGDAVRLDAVRDPARLANIHHIRQGEPLGLGHAVLCARRHVGDQPFAVLLGDDLIDPRETLLSTMLDVRDRYAGSVVALMEVPREQIHLYGCAAVTPTEEKGLVRVTGLVEKPSAETAPSAYAVIGRYVLDPEVFDVLDRTPPGRGGEIQLTDALQNLAADGTVHGVVFDGLRYDTGDKADYLRTVVRLACDRDDLGPEFIDWLKGFVAEFESGEGAGRRRLAA, from the coding sequence ATGATCGTCCCCCACACGACCGACACCACGGTCCCCACCCGCACGGTCCGCAAGGCAGTCGTCCCGGCTGCCGGGCTCGGCACCCGATTCCTGCCGGCGACCAAGGCGACGCCGAAGGAGATGCTCCCGGTCGTCGACAAGCCGGCCATCCAGTACGTCGTCGAGGAGGCCGCCGCGGCCGGGCTCGACGACGTCCTGATGGTCACCGGCCGCCACAAGCGGGCCATAGAGGACCACTTCGACAACGCCTTCGAACTGGAGCAGGCCCTCGCGGCCAAGGGCGACGCGGTACGCCTCGACGCCGTGCGCGATCCCGCGCGCCTGGCCAACATCCACCACATCCGCCAGGGCGAGCCGCTCGGCCTCGGCCACGCGGTGCTCTGTGCCCGCCGCCACGTCGGCGACCAGCCCTTCGCCGTCCTCCTCGGCGACGACCTGATCGACCCGCGCGAGACCCTGCTCAGCACGATGCTCGACGTCCGCGACCGGTACGCCGGGAGTGTGGTGGCCCTCATGGAGGTACCGCGCGAGCAGATCCACCTCTACGGCTGCGCGGCCGTGACGCCCACGGAGGAGAAGGGCCTGGTCCGCGTGACCGGCCTGGTCGAGAAGCCCTCGGCCGAGACCGCGCCGAGCGCCTACGCGGTCATCGGCCGCTATGTCCTCGACCCCGAGGTCTTCGACGTCCTGGACCGCACTCCGCCGGGCCGCGGCGGCGAGATCCAGCTCACCGACGCCCTCCAGAACCTCGCGGCCGACGGCACGGTCCACGGCGTCGTCTTCGACGGCCTCCGCTACGACACCGGCGACAAGGCGGACTACCTCCGCACGGTGGTACGCCTGGCCTGCGACCGCGACGACCTGGGCCCCGAGTTCATCGACTGGCTCAAGGGGTTCGTGGCGGAGTTCGAAAGCGGCGAGGGGGCGGGGCGGAGGCGGTTGGCGGCCTGA
- a CDS encoding acyltransferase — MPKSKNTFSSWRGRLVQRAVHAGWAWVQRTGSVTAERPGRFRFGALGVHTRLAFPLGTVFGEPWIHVGSHCIVGEQVTLTAGLMPDLDLGPEPILRIGDGVVLGRGSHVIADTTVTIGSDCYFGPYVYVTSTNHSYDDPHEPIGKQWPRMEPVEIGPGCWIGTGAVILPGARIGRNVVVAAGAVVRGVVPDHAVVAGAPARVVRRWTAEDGWQPPLRTPAPVPIPEGATAEQLNALAGLDEETAAKLAQLDEDAAGRLAGLD, encoded by the coding sequence GTGCCGAAGAGCAAGAACACGTTCTCATCCTGGCGGGGCCGTCTGGTCCAGCGTGCTGTCCACGCGGGCTGGGCCTGGGTGCAGCGCACGGGCTCCGTCACCGCCGAGCGCCCGGGGCGCTTCCGCTTCGGCGCGCTGGGGGTGCACACCCGGCTGGCCTTTCCGCTCGGCACGGTCTTCGGTGAACCGTGGATCCATGTCGGCTCCCACTGCATCGTCGGCGAGCAGGTCACTCTGACCGCCGGCCTGATGCCCGACCTGGACCTCGGTCCGGAGCCGATCCTGCGCATCGGCGACGGGGTCGTGCTGGGGCGCGGCAGCCATGTCATCGCCGACACCACGGTCACCATCGGCAGCGACTGCTACTTCGGGCCGTACGTCTATGTCACGTCCACCAATCACTCGTACGACGATCCCCACGAGCCCATCGGCAAGCAGTGGCCGCGGATGGAGCCGGTGGAGATCGGGCCGGGGTGCTGGATCGGGACCGGGGCGGTGATCCTGCCCGGTGCGCGGATCGGGCGGAACGTCGTCGTGGCCGCCGGGGCCGTGGTGCGGGGTGTGGTGCCGGACCACGCGGTGGTGGCGGGGGCGCCCGCTCGTGTCGTACGGCGCTGGACCGCCGAGGACGGCTGGCAGCCGCCGCTCAGGACCCCGGCGCCGGTACCGATACCCGAGGGAGCCACGGCGGAACAGCTCAACGCGCTGGCCGGGCTGGACGAGGAGACGGCGGCGAAACTCGCCCAACTGGACGAGGACGCGGCGGGGCGACTTGCCGGACTGGACTGA
- a CDS encoding RICIN domain-containing protein, which yields MTRHWQATYEYSVICLASWSGSASMAAAAAFHRVLGRAGDGALRPQLLVAVREFVKEWAADDEISAVLPELRKTIGGRGLRAARSATPERRQLAERAFRALPGASQCLLWHSEVEAEPISVPAGLLGVDASRAAAALDQAREQFRTGCVRAHRELAPTSECRFYNRLLDVPIRRGGGLLPDVRKHLTDCRYCRHAAEQLSHFEGGLEVLLAETVLGWGAHRYLDSRPARSAERPAPAPPGAARAKPGGRHRPVPAGLLAQPRKSARAVLVGAGLTSLVLLATVLVAKGWSDDGSVPTPGATWGAVSGNTVRPTPSTVSQGAGSPSTASMGNPVEVGHGRLRNADAGLCLDTQDAHQARTAAGTKAVLTECSSAGSQQWSYQEDGLLRSAADPRLCLDSDTEKRTVVVADCLTHAGEVRYDLTVRGELLLRRGKGLLVAPGKGETVVVTGRNGSQGQRWTLEFADESAPAQQGTRSPEDAETGRPSGGPDEDPVAPHLAPAPPSGSDDHPDSRPEDSPGRPSDQHGTPSQQYGTRVAQVDDSDSEPATPAAPAERAGAVVGAVVDTATSVTAPLTSTLGNALP from the coding sequence ATGACGCGTCACTGGCAGGCGACCTACGAATACTCGGTCATCTGCCTTGCCTCCTGGTCGGGTTCGGCGTCGATGGCGGCCGCGGCGGCATTTCACCGGGTGCTCGGCCGGGCGGGTGACGGCGCGCTGCGCCCCCAACTTCTTGTTGCGGTGAGGGAGTTCGTCAAGGAGTGGGCCGCAGACGACGAAATCTCCGCCGTACTGCCGGAACTTCGCAAGACAATCGGCGGCCGCGGTCTACGTGCGGCGAGGTCCGCCACCCCTGAAAGAAGGCAGCTCGCCGAGCGCGCATTCAGGGCCCTTCCCGGCGCATCTCAATGCCTGCTGTGGCACAGTGAGGTCGAGGCCGAACCCATATCCGTACCGGCCGGTCTGCTGGGTGTGGACGCGTCCCGTGCGGCGGCCGCCCTCGATCAGGCGCGCGAGCAATTCCGAACGGGCTGTGTCCGTGCTCACCGGGAACTCGCGCCCACCAGTGAATGCCGCTTCTACAATCGTCTCCTGGATGTACCGATTCGTCGGGGCGGGGGCCTTCTGCCCGATGTCCGTAAACATCTGACGGATTGCCGGTATTGCCGTCACGCCGCGGAACAGCTCAGCCATTTCGAGGGCGGTCTGGAGGTGCTGCTCGCCGAGACGGTGCTCGGCTGGGGCGCCCACCGCTATCTCGACTCGCGGCCCGCGCGTTCCGCCGAGCGTCCGGCCCCGGCCCCGCCCGGCGCGGCCCGCGCAAAGCCCGGCGGCCGCCACCGCCCCGTCCCCGCAGGCCTCCTCGCGCAGCCGCGCAAGAGCGCCCGTGCCGTTCTCGTCGGCGCCGGTCTTACCTCCCTGGTTCTGCTCGCCACGGTGCTCGTGGCCAAGGGCTGGTCGGACGACGGCAGTGTTCCCACGCCCGGCGCCACCTGGGGCGCGGTGAGCGGGAACACCGTACGGCCGACTCCGTCGACGGTCTCCCAGGGCGCCGGGTCCCCGTCCACGGCCTCGATGGGCAACCCCGTGGAGGTCGGCCACGGCAGGCTCCGCAACGCCGACGCCGGCCTGTGCCTCGACACCCAGGACGCCCACCAAGCCCGGACCGCGGCCGGTACGAAGGCCGTGCTGACGGAGTGTTCCTCCGCCGGATCCCAGCAGTGGTCGTACCAGGAGGACGGACTGCTGCGCAGCGCGGCCGATCCCAGGCTCTGCCTCGACTCGGACACCGAGAAGCGGACGGTCGTGGTCGCCGACTGCCTGACCCACGCCGGTGAGGTCCGCTACGACCTCACCGTGCGGGGCGAACTGCTGCTGCGCCGCGGGAAGGGGCTCCTGGTCGCGCCCGGCAAGGGGGAGACCGTCGTCGTCACCGGGCGGAACGGCTCGCAGGGGCAGAGGTGGACGCTGGAGTTCGCCGACGAGAGCGCGCCGGCACAACAGGGCACGCGGTCGCCCGAGGACGCGGAGACGGGCCGGCCCTCCGGGGGACCGGACGAGGATCCGGTCGCACCCCACCTCGCCCCCGCCCCGCCCTCGGGTTCCGACGACCACCCCGACAGCCGTCCCGAAGACAGCCCCGGCCGGCCCTCGGACCAGCACGGAACCCCGTCGCAGCAGTACGGGACACGGGTCGCCCAGGTCGACGACAGCGACTCCGAGCCGGCCACTCCGGCCGCGCCGGCCGAGCGGGCCGGGGCGGTGGTGGGTGCGGTCGTCGACACCGCCACCTCGGTGACGGCGCCTCTCACCTCGACGCTCGGGAACGCACTGCCGTAG